The Dermacentor albipictus isolate Rhodes 1998 colony chromosome 2, USDA_Dalb.pri_finalv2, whole genome shotgun sequence genome has a segment encoding these proteins:
- the LOC135903266 gene encoding insulinoma-associated protein 1a-like, which yields MPRGFLLQRYTRHNSDGEDNRSDSSSSSDDHDDVVRFASSPPAAVVKSCESLLLRASALLQPDHASPPQSSQEAAKRKKLSPAGPPPLLHGSPPRKSASVGAPHKSSSNASPSPHNNKAGGGSTGGTASPNGGAKSAVRRLLFDDDTLSPVSGTFIRPYSDEDDLELDEDLDYDIPAALNPVVVSEEARAELAKIENKIGAYVCRLCRQRFGDAFGLAQHRCSRIVHLEYRCPDCAKLFNCPANLASHRRWHRPRNETGGSASPSADCKQQQGSSTSDEEAAGPYACPVCPKRFRRLAYLRKHANVHAQAEAT from the coding sequence ATGCCGAGGGGCTTCCTGCTGCAGCGCTACACTCGCCACAACTCGGACGGTGAGGACAACCGCTCGGACTCGTCGTCTTCCTCGGACGACCACGACGACGTCGTCCGGTTCGCCTCCTCCCCGCCGGCAGCCGTTGTCAAGAGTTGCGAGTCGCTCCTACTTCGGGCCAGCGCTCTACTGCAGCCGGACCATGCGTCTCCGCCGCAGTCTTCCCAGGAAGCGGCTAAGAGAAAAAAACTCTCTCCCGCGGGTCCACCGCCCCTCTTACACGGAAGCCCTCCACGGAAGAGCGCCAGCGTGGGCGCTCCCCACAAAAGCTCCTCCAATGCGTCCCCTTCCCCGCACAACAACAAAGCCGGTGGAGGAAGCACCGGCGGGACGGCAAGCCCGAACGGCGGCGCCAAGTCGGCCGTGCGCCGTCTGCTCTTCGACGACGACACGCTGTCTCCGGTCTCCGGCACCTTCATCCGGCCCTACAGCGACGAGGACGACCTGGAGCTGGACGAAGACCTCGACTACGACATTCCGGCCGCGCTCAATCCCGTGGTGGTGAGCGAGGAGGCGCGCGCCGAGCTCGCCAAAATCGAGAACAAGATCGGCGCCTACGTGTGCCGTCTTTGTCGCCAGCGGTTCGGCGACGCGTTCGGGCTCGCCCAGCACCGGTGCTCGCGCATCGTGCACCTCGAGTACCGGTGCCCGGACTGCGCCAAGCTGTTCAACTGCCCGGCCAACCTGGCGTCGCACCGCCGCTGGCACCGGCCCAGGAACGAGACGGGCGGCAGTGCGTCGCCCTCGGCAGACTGCAAGCAGCAGCAGGGCTCGTCCACCTCGGACGAAGAGGCGGCAGGGCCGTACGCGTGCCCCGTCTGCCCCAAGAGGTTCCGCAGGCTCGCCTACCTCCGCAAGCACGCCAACGTTCACGCGCAGGCGGAGGCCACGTGA